In Dama dama isolate Ldn47 chromosome X, ASM3311817v1, whole genome shotgun sequence, one genomic interval encodes:
- the LOC133052344 gene encoding melanoma-associated antigen 8-like, with translation MSELSKPEEDLQDPGEAQGPIEVPLLGAEVGESASHLASYPPASSSAPMEALPQEILDRMIGKLMKFLLLKYRAKELTSQAEMLNKVLRDNQEHFPVVFREVSVCLQLVFGVDVKEVDPVEHIYILVPILGLTCDEMLSDGVGLPKAGFLVLVLSMIMRFGDPAPEEAVWGALSRMGVYVGSEQCVFGELRELLTQVWVREGYLRYQQVPDSHPVCYEFLWGPRAYEETSKRQVVAFMLRVNQRALRTFPFLSA, from the coding sequence ATGAGTGAGCTCAGCAAACCCGAGGAAGACCTTCAGGACCCAGGCGAGGCCCAGGGCCCTATCGAGGTGCCGCTCTTGGGGGCTGAGGTGGGGGAGTCCGCATCCCACTTGGCCTCCTACCCCCCAGCATCCTCCTCCGCTCCTATGGAGGCCTTGCCCCAGGAAATTCTGGATAGGATGATAGGTAAACTGATGAAGTTCCTGCTCCTCAAGTATCGAGCCAAGGAGCTGACCTCCCAGGCGGAAATGCTGAATAAGGTCCTCAGGGATAACCAGGAGCACTTCCCGGTGGTCTTCAGGGAAGTCTCAGTGTGCCTGCAGCTGGTCTTTGGCGTGGATGTGAAAGAGGTGGACCCAGTGGAGCACATCTACATCTTGGTCCCCATCCTGGGCCTCACTTGCGATGAGATGCTGAGCGATGGGGTGGGCCTGCCCAAGGCCGGCTTCCTGGTGCTGGTCCTCAGCATGATCATGCGGTTTGGAGACCCGGCCCCTGAGGAGGCGGTCTGGGGAGCACTCAGCAGGATGGGGGTGTATGTTGGGAGTGAGCAGTGTGTCTTTGGGGAGCTCAGGGAGCTTctgacccaagtgtgggtgcgGGAGGGATACCTGCGgtaccagcaggtgcctgacagccaccctgtttgctatgagttcctgtggggtccccgGGCCTATGAGGAGACCAGCAAGCGGCAAGTCGTGGCATTTATGCTCAGGGTCAACCAAAGGGCTTTGAGGACCTTCCCATTCCTGTCTGCATAA